The Dermacentor albipictus isolate Rhodes 1998 colony chromosome 2, USDA_Dalb.pri_finalv2, whole genome shotgun sequence genome has a segment encoding these proteins:
- the LOC135897443 gene encoding uncharacterized protein isoform X5: MDEENRPGREESPSLAVRAGYPRGAESEVLRHQSTYSLRAPSVAAGGGRLRCRRLWPLGVFMPLFLMPLFFFGAKYGGCLYCLLLPLILCAFSVVPKPATALVHLVTVPLLGLLEPELIAGQYLALEVLTVAVLLFVVAVLDAWSELVRNTAQLLCARWGLRRGPLFAGACACSFAIAWLLSGAVASVVVLYFVDRVLYTIRKEKMDQPPDGLLAAIPFTSQQDSSGSLRSAPVVEDETLFDRLAQVVLTMKKPERRKARVRKLGAAKGIPVTPVTPATTQASGSIIPAEPAGPECTDGSSPGKDDRKDDRKDGRFGSWPLKWFKKQGATDAQENLQEVTSHIPASEDADKPTNQQDDTGEARPTQARPLPPKSDGTLNLILRKVLRMREPEREGKGHDLLQRSPEASAVSQFGVSQPFAPGSSRAGGSGHSVMDTTATRQVSRRKSRAFNVFFWRENQQPHNTPNTKETEGTSTSTTEGKPRPAWYRRMSVFAGKLIGRRLSLAPSNLAQNARDAPTHHGTGPVASDEEQTEARGSGLTEGPVSESPSRLPRGHRSENFGNAESEFFGHSTPPLPPAARDDAATVATATVDAASQKPELSFQSSTSATLTKTPTPLVPVVESSDLEVAPANKGQVSSSSTMTFDSRSSDQRPVTTKLVKVTSTRACTVSPREPELSSQIHTPAAITDTETLVTPSIQKFRPGTQAKPASSAAAYLTPTITDTHTSDSKPVPPEPDRVGGPNLERHTDGPTSDRVTSVDEKPHCDVGKDAHGQVYNSFGQRIVEGNCLRPAPGLSEVAPAKRTGKDAQRGKKGRQKTHTGKDKIRGTKKRKRSAKRRADSTSSKLSCGDSTLSKGGTPASDQPSEAAAGSPNEMTELTNATEDLNAAPRSASEGGRHQEAIGFEAIPFLKEGIKSSAAMSQPAVPPNAGQLTGAEGAHDTRRTSADDEQARKTSSSGQPQSSEPEVNATAAASESKLEREQDDDANVKEPSEKPRTSKPSPKRARRSSDRNKAGKDRAHRETKMATKLGSGQAVCPESVANGKDEQPAANPVDALKTSVTSIVPATQTGLLAASGFASEVPTEDVFTPVEQTKASTASDIRAPTPRFISGNSRARFRLQEKRKQSVVSFEAGVKEPQTNDKVPLVKRQSTALAHLEELGPRLAHGRKSLPTILKTSATPTRLARRPSSVDFGPGKYTLISPLHTTTGSRGPSGPSKFSVGSMSSCGESSGWHRGRRPTAPSRAMGSRSHWFDDTLYTRSGVSARQSMTASHIGSQFGTETKKKTRSGRVDVHNAFILGPSLMSVLGNICSYHTGGNNQALRGVSLTSRAAQRSVSGVTWSIVTLPGVLLALVTCSAVIWLVYVRPHDPEPYSSENLAVKRAAREKRAYGQRRQRGVQFACAAYAAVFVATYLPSYLLNIDHRVALLSALTSMMLATSLVTSCLEAAFDFVRQIWQMVPWSILLFIGATQVSSKLLQAAAQAMRSTKKKKNQKACLRTSAAA, encoded by the exons CTGGAAGTGCTAACCGTGGCCGTGCTGCTGTTCGTGGTCGCGGTGCTGGACGCCTGGAGCGAGCTGGTGCGCAACACGGCCCAGCTGCTGTGCGCGCGCTGGGGCCTTCGCCGTGGTCCGCTGTTCGCTGGTGCGTGCGCCTGCTCGTTCGCGATCGCGTGGCTCCTGTCGGGCGCCGTGGCCTCGGTGGTCGTGCTGTACTTCGTGGACCGCGTGCTGTACACCATCCGCAAGGAGAAGATGGACCAGCCGCCGGATGGCTTGCTGGCCGCCATCCCGTTCACCTCGCAGCAG GATTCGAGCGGTTCCTTGCGGTCGGCACCCGTGGTGGAGGACGAGACACTCTTCGACCGGCTGGCGCAAGTCGTGCTCACCATGAAGAAGCCCGAGCGCCGGAAGGCGCGTGTGAGGAAGCTCGGCGCAGCCAAGGGCATTCCAGTGACCCCTGTTACCCCGGCCACCACACAG GCGTCCGGAAGCATCATTCCCGCCGAGCCCGCAGGGCCGGAGTGCACGGACGGTAGCTCCCCAGGCAAGGACGACCGCAAGGACGACCGCAAGGATGGCCGTTTCGGCTCGTGGCCCCTGAAGTGGTTCAAGAAGCAGGGCGCCACCGACGCACAG GAAAACTTGCAAGAAGTGACGTCTCACATTCCCGCAAGCGAGGACGCGGACAAGCCAACCAACCAGCAGGACGATACGGGTGAGGCGAGGCCGACGCAAGCTCGACCGTTGCCACCCAAGTCCGACG GCACCTTGAATCTCATATTGAGAAAGGTGCTACGGATGCGGGAGCCCGAACGCGAGGGGAAGGGGCACGACCTGCTGCAGCGGAGTCCCGAGGCATCGGCCGTGTCCCAGTTCGGCGTCTCCCAGCCATTCGCGCCAGGGAGCAGCAGAGCGGGCGGGTCCGGGCACTCCGTCATGGACACAACCGCGACGAGGCAAGTGTCGCGAAGGAAAAGCCGCGCTTTCAACGTCTTCTTCTGGCGCGAAAACCAGCAACCCCATAACACCCCGAACACCAAGGAAACCGAAGGCACGAGTACTTCAACCACGGAGGGCAAGCCGCGTCCCGCGTGGTACCGAAGGATGAGCGTCTTCGCCGGCAAGCTCATCGGTAGGCGCCTCTCTTTAGCGCCGTCCAATTTGGCCCAAAACGCGAGGGATGCGCCCACGCATCACGGTACGGGACCTGTCGCAAGTGACGAGGAACAGACGGAAGCGAGGGGCAGCGGGCTCACCGAGGGCCCTGTTTCGGAGTCGCCCAGCAGGCTCCCGCGTGGTCACCGCAGCGAGAACTTCGGGAATGCGGAAAGCGAATTCTTTGGTCATTCGACACCTCCGCTACCTCCAGCCGCCAGAGACGATGCCGCGACTGTCGCCACTGCCACTGTGGATGCAGCGTCGCAGAAGCCCGAGCTGTCGTTTCAGAGCAGTACGTCGGCCACATTGACCAAGACGCCCACTCCGCTGGTTCCGGTAGTGGAGTCGTCTGACCTCGAGGTTGCCCCAGCGAATAAAGGACAGGTTTCTAGCTCGAGCACGATGACTTTCGACAGTCGCTCTTCAGATCAAAGACCCGTTACGACCAAGCTTGTGAAGGTCACGTCGACTAGGGCTTGCACTGTGAGTCCTCGCGAACCCGAACTCTCATCTCAGATCCACACCCCTGCCGCTATTACGGACACTGAAACGCTCGTTACTCCATCTATACAAAAGTTTCGGCCTGGAACTCAAGCAAAGCCtgcttcttctgctgctgcttacCTGACCCCAACGATCACTGACACTCACACGTCCGACAGCAAGCCGGTTCCTCCCGAGCCTGACCGCGTTGGTGGTCCTAACCTTGAACGCCACACCGATGGACCGACTTCTGATCGGGTGACCAGCGTCGACGAAAAGCCACACTGTGACGTCGGGAAGGACGCTCATGGTCAAGTCTACAATAGCTTCGGTCAGCGGATCGTCGAAGGCAATTGCTTAAGGCCTGCTCCGGGGCTTAGCGAAGTTGCACCGGCTAAAAGGACAGGTAAAGATGCCCAACGTGGCAAGAAGGGGCGTCAAAAGACGCACACGGGGAAGGACAAGATCAGaggcacgaaaaaaagaaagcgatccGCTAAGAGGAGAGCGGATAGCACTAGCTCGAAGTTGTCCTGCGGCGACTCGACGCTTTCTAAAGGTGGCACGCCTGCCAGCGATCAGCCGTCAGAAGCAGCTGCGGGCTCTCCAAACGAGATGACCGAGTTAACGAACGCGACAGAAGATTTGAACGCGGCTCCCCGTTCCGCGTCGGAAGGAGGTCGACATCAGGAGGCCATAGGGTTCGAAGCTATTCCGTTCCTAAAAGAAGGAATAAAGAGCAGCGCTGCAATGAGCCAACCGGCCGTGCCTCCTAATGCGGGGCAACTGACTGGCGCCGAAGGAGCCCACGATACGCGTCGTACTTCTGCAGACGACGAGCAGGCGAGGAAAACGTCATCGTCTGGGCAACCGCAATCAAGCGAGCCGGAGGTGAATGCGACGGCAGCGGCGTCGGAATCCAAGCTcgagcgcgaacaagacgacgacgcgAATGTGAAGGAGCCCTCCGAGAAACCCCGTACGTCGAAGCCGTCCCCTAAACGCGCTCGCCGCAGCTCCGACCGAAATAAGGCAGGCAAAGACCGCGCACACAGGGAAACCAAGATGGCGACGAAGCTCGGGTCCGGCCAGGCGGTTTGTCCGGAGAGTGTGGCGAACGGAAAAGACGAGCAGCCTGCCGCGAACCCCGTAGATGCTCTCAAGACGTCTGTGACGTCAATCGTCCCTGCGACACAGACGGGGCTCCTAGCAGCGTCCGGATTCGCTTCCGAGGTGCCGACGGAAGACGTATTTACACCGGTGGAGCAAACGAAGGCGTCCACTGCGAGTGACATTCGTGCCCCGACGCCACGCTTCATTTCCGGCAACTCTCGCGCCAGATTTAGGTTGCAGGAGAAGCGAAAGCAATCTGTCGTGTCCTTTGAAGCCGGCGTCAAGGAACCGCAAACGAACGACAAGGTGCCCTTAGTGAAACGACAG TCCACGGCCTTGGCGCACTTGGAAGAACTGGGCCCGAGACTCGCGCATGGGAGGAAGAGCTTGCCGACGATTCTCAAGACGTCGGCCACACCGACACGCCTCGCCCGGCGGCCTTCCTCGGTCGACTTTGGTCCTGGCAAATACACCCTCATCAG CCCCTTGCACACGACGACTGGCAGCCGGGGGCCCAGCGGGCCATCCAAGTTCTCCGTGGGAAGCATGTCGTCGTGCGGCGAGAGCAGCGGCTGGCACCGGGGCCGCCGTCCCACCGCGCCGAGCCGCGCGATGGGCTCCCGAAGCCACTGGTTCGACGACACGCTCTACACGCGAAGCGGCGTCAGCGCCCGACAGTCCATGACCG CAAGCCACATAGGGAGCCAGTTTGGAACCGAAACCAAGAAGAAGACCAGAAG CGGTCGCGTGGACGTGCACAATGCCTTCATTCTGGGCCCGTCGCTGATGAGTGTGCTGGGAAACATCTGCAGCTACCATACGGGCGGCAACAATCAGGCGCTGAGAGGCGTCTCTCTCAC GTCGCGCGCGGCACAGCGCTCCGTCTCCGGCGTCACGTGGTCGATCGTGACGCTGCCCGGGGTGCTGCTGGCGCTGGTCACCTGCAGCGCGGTCATCTGGTTGGTCTACGTCAGGCCACA TGATCCGGAGCCGTACTCGTCGGAGAACCTGGCCGTCAAGAGAGCTGCTCGCGAGAAGCGCGCATACGGGCAGCGGCGGCAGAG AGGCGTGCAATTTGCCTGCGCTGCTTACGCGGCAGTATTTGTGGCGACGTACCTGCCTTCATATCTCCTCAACATCGACCACCG GGTGGCCTTACTTAGTGCGCTGACGTCGATGATGCTCGCCACGAGCTTGGTTACGTCATGCCTGGAAGCTGCATTCGACTTTGTCCGGCAGATCTGGCAAATGGTGCCGTGGAGCATCCTCTTGTTCATCGGGGCCACCCAAGTCTCGTCGAAGCTACTGCAg